From the genome of Solanum pennellii chromosome 6, SPENNV200:
aatattgatagtaattcaggattagatccttataatgaacatttacaacgtagctttggtaattttgatgaggatttgcctagtgataatgataatgataatgatattgataattatactgatacgcctacttttgatgatgatgatgatgaaactgagcCACCTACGGCTACTAATACTCCCAGTCCCGTTCCCTTTCGTTGTCCTGGCCCTGTTCCCCCCGTATATCCTAGGCTTAAGGTAGAACGTGCTAAAAAATCAGTTGTTTGGCAATTTATGACACAAAATGAAGATAAAACACaagctatttgtaataaatgtaaacatagattaaatcataaaactgtTGGTAAATCTGGTGAGACGGGACATTTGAGTAGTCATTTAATGTGTtgttgtaaaaatgaatttttgcatgctaAAGCGGTAGCGGAAGCTAAAAAAATGGTACCCCCCTTCCTAATAATGCAGGAGTTGGCGGCTCTAACATGgtacaaacacaattaaatctGTCTAATGTTTCTGGCTCTAGTTTACCACTTTCATATAGTAGAGGAAAAGATCTtgaaaaactagctaaaatgatatgtgttatgatttgccatttagttttgctgaaaatcccagttttatacattatattcaaattgcATATAGtccaaattttaaaggttttgctaGAAGTACAATAAAAGgttgtatttgattatcatgcacaacattttcaaaatcttcgttgtttattttattataatacttgtaaaatatctattacTTCTGATATGGGTGGTAGTGTAAACGGTAACGATTATTTGACTGTtactgcacattggattgatgaaaattggtatatgcaaaaaagaattttaggttataaatgttgtcaaATGCAAAAAAACGGTAGTTATATTGCTCAAactattttacatattttacaaagttatggaatatgtgataaaataagtagtataaCCTTAGATAATGCTTCAAGTAATAATGCTGCTGTTGAATATTTAAAACCTACTCTTTGTCCTTTCTATGgtgataattatcatattaggtgtactgcacatatatataatttaatggTTAGAGATAGTGTACATATGTATAATAACGGATGTACgaaagttgaaaatgcatgtcattttatagttaaatgtcaagttaagtctaggcataaagattttcaaaatcgttgttttgaaaataatcttccacctagaaaaattccaaaaacagtGGCTACTAGATGGaatactttatatgaaatgcttGTAGTCGCTTATGAATATAAAATACCCTTACAAATGGTTTGGAATGCTTATAATTCTGATGTGACATATAGACTAGATGATAGTGATTGGCGTGATATAAATGAACGTATAGATTTCCTAAAAGTTTTTTTACTTAActtcaaaaagaatatttgtaCTTTATAGTCTATCAATTTGTACTGTTTTGCCTGATATTTGTAggatttcttctaaattatatgaatttaaaaataaaccaagatttcaacaaaccattgaaaaatgattctaaaatttaaaaatattatattcctattcctcaaatttatttaaccgcGTGTTTGTTAAACCCTCAGTATAAAGATGTAGGTGCATCAAAAatggttgaaaaaatatattttaacttagatattaatgatgtattATAAGAAATTCCtagttgtcaacaagttaaggtagcataaaaattgaagctagaaaattgtatgatttataatgctaatataaatttatcaagtgaaaatgaaCCTCAAAGCTATAGGAGTAGATttgatgaagataatattgatgcttatttatatgattatcttgaactttctcatgataatagaaatgattttgatgtcTATGTTAATCAAAATACAGAACCTACTGAAAATATTCTAGCATGGTGGAAAAATCGCGGAAGGGATTTCCAAAACTATAACTAATGGCTTGAGATATATTAGCTATGCAAGCGTCGTCAGTAGCTTCGGAAGGCGTCTTTAGTGCAGCAAGGTTTCAACTTGGAGAACATAGGCATTCACTAGCAGTCGACAGCTTGGAGATATCGGTATTTTTTTCGAGATTGGATTAATACCGAGAAaagaaatttgggtcgtgaaccactaccgaccaaatttcaagatgacGTTGATGAAGTAATGCAGGATTATAGTGATAACGGGATTGAAACAATAGAAGATCTTTCTATTCAACCAATTCCCGAACATGTTACtaaagaaatgttgaatgatttacGAAGGGATTTACTATTAGTAAGAGTAtgataattcaagatttaattcaaatagaacccttcctagaaggtggttgtgtagattaaatcttttaatactctacaaatatttttgtaaatgtaattgtaatatcaaataaatattaataaaaatataggctattcgccttaatttgttttttaatattgttgtattatatttaatttttaatattgtcaatttttaattttataactttaaagtttgaatttaaaattttcaaacattaagagtttgaaatttaaattttatacctttaaaatttccaaactttaaaagtttgaattaaaaaatttcaaactttaaaagtttgaaatttaaattttataactttaaagtttgaatttaaaattagcAAACattaaagtttataaaatttaaattttaaactttaaaagtttgaaaattttaaatttgaactttatataaatttcaaactttaagagtttgaaatttaagttttataactttaaagtttgaaaatttaaaattttttaacttttaaagttcgaaatttaaatttttaattttttaattattataataaaaattatattcaattaaaaaaattaaatttttaagttttaactaatttaaattaatttttttaataccgGTCCGTTCCGGTTACCTGTCCAGTCCGGTCCGATATACTACCGGTTCCCTTCCGGACCGGGATGAAATATGACAAAATTTACCGGTTCGGTCCGATCCCGATTCCGGAACGGTATCGGTTTGAACAGTACCAGTTCCGTCCCGATTCCGGAACGGTACCGGTTTGAACAGTACCAGTTCCGTCCCGGTTCCGGAACTTACTAGTATTGATCAGTTTTAAAACAACAAGGGATAGTGATAGGTGATGAAAGAAAACAGGTAAACCACACAGAAGCGGATGTCGAGTATATGCATACTCCTCATTCTATTCATGAACATAATAAAGGATTGGATAATCTAGAGGATCAAGAAGAAATCGACAAGGATGAGTGTGCTATAAACGAGGAAGATGACATTGATTGTAGTACAAAAGGTATGTCTTAAATCTTGTAAGATTTATTActcattataaaagaaaaatcttatCTCCTGATTGTTACATCAATGTAGGTTTATCGAAGCAGAAAAAGGTTCGAGGACAAACAACATGTAAGAATATTCATGcaagaaatttggaagaaagGGAGGAGGTGACATTTGATAAAGGACAAGAAGTTGGTCCCACTGGTAAGATAGTGTCGGAATTAACCAATTTTATTGGAACAATTGCAAGGAATCCTAGATTCATCAGCTTGATGTACATTACTTGACATGCGGTGCCAAAAGATATTAAAAAGCGCATGTGGGAATATATCAACGTAAGAACAATAAATTTTGGGATtacatattttgttgttattttttactaatgaagctaaatatattttattttgcatagTCCAAATTCCTAATCCCAATAGAAGGAAAGAAGTGGGTGATGACTGCTCTTCGTGATGCTTGGAGGCAACACAAACATTTGATTAAAGAgagatattttgataaaaatagtaCTGTTGAGGATATGCTAGCGAAACGTCCTGATGACATTCCAGAAGTTTAATTCCGCCAGTTGATCGAATATTGGCAACACCCAACTGTTCAAGTAAAGCTAAAATAGTGCATTTCTACTTTTTGACATATTTTGCATCATAtctgttttcttatttatttatcaattcaaacatctttttttcaatttaattacaGGCTATATCTGAGGTGAACTCTAAAAGCAGGAAACAACAAAAGTGGAGGCATCGAATGGGACCAATTAATTTTGCTAGAGTATGCGTGGCATTGGTAATACTTATCAGGcctatgaattttaatttttcaccaCTTAATTACAACatgttgattttttaaaaatttctttgaTATAATTGGTAGCGTGTAGCAAAAGAAAACAACGAGGAACCATCACAGTCTGAAATGTTTATCGCAACTCGTACAAAGACGGGAAAGGAAATTCAGCCTGATACCGAAGTTGCAATAGTAAGCTTTTTGAAGAAGACTATTGGTGAATTTGATTcagaaataaattttgtatattgtGGACAGTGTGAGTCCATTGTATTTTGTTAAGTAAGCTTTTACTCGGAAGGAAGGTATCAAATGAATCATAAGTTGATTTTagtcgtaaagtaaatagttCTTACAGTTAACTATGGATGTCAATTTTATTCAACAGGTTGAACTTCAAAGTCGTCAAAATTCCGGAGAAACAGCTGATGATGCCTTCAGGGCAGTGTTTGGAAAGGAGCAGCCTAGACAACTTAGGTGCTATGGCAGATCAGTTACAACAAGTTCTCTAAAAGAAGATGAGGAAATTAAGAAGATAAAACAAAAGCATGCTAATGAAATCAGTTCTCTGAAGgaagaaatgaatgaaaaaatgaatgaaatgagagATGAAATGCGcctattttttaatcaattgcTGCAAAACAACCCTAGGTTGAATGTTCACGATATACCAGGGGTTGTTGGATCTAATATTGTTTCACCTGTTGATGCAAGTAGCGCAACAAGCTTTAAGAGGCCAGAATATTCGAAATTCTTCAGGGTCAACTCACAGTTCAATTCTTCAAAAGGTACTTTTTTTGGTTCTTAaggattttttctctctctctctctctctgtctctctctTCTATATTGAAGTATCTAATTGTGAAGAtagttttcttgttctttttgaTTGTTGGTTGATCTTGCACAACAAGGtcattataattaatttgtGTGTGTAATTGTGGTTGATTTGTGTGTGTAGCTGTGGCTACAAATTCCTTGTTAGGATCTTATGTGTGCAGGTATATAATCATTGTACATGTTATATGATCAGTTTATATAGTGATGGAAATTCTAGAAATTGTTGATAACACAACATCTTGCAGTTGTATTACAAAaagtttaatgatttttttagcaCAACATCTTATTAGAATGGCTCTGTTTGATAAAATTTACATAGAGGTCTGTCTTGCTTGAGTCACACTCAGGAAGGCTAGCATTTCGACCTCCTTCCGACATGCTCTTCACAAATTGCACTAGATTCCGCCAATTTTCTGGCTCAAACAACCTGGTAGTGTAAATTccaaaaattgagaaaatgcTCATCCATCATACCTTTTCTAGAGAATGCTTATGTGTGTGAATTGTAGATAGCATACCTGGTAGTGTAAATGCCAATGGCTCTAAGGTCATGCCTAAGGTCATGCCTATGGCtagtaaaaatattatgtgTGTGAATTTTAGATAGCATACCTGGTAGTGCTGGTGCCTCTTGCATATTGTCATTGAGACAGGTCTCCATATGGTCTTAGCATGATGTTGTTCTTGGTGTCTCCTTTGCTTCCTTTTTTGGGTATGCCAATGATCTTCATCCAAACTTAATGAATGCATATCAAATCAATCAACTACGCCTCAATCACAATTTAATTTCGGTAGactatataactttttttaatccATTTCACTGCATTCAGATTCATTCTTCCATCAGTCCATTCCGCAACGCGACTCTAGCACACTCTTAACAGTGCCCAAACTACTGAGAATGAAGTATAGTACTTACAtttgataattttcttattaaaaagatCATAGTAGAGGAGGAGAAAAGTGTTTACCATCAACAGTGCCAACAAATCCACTTCAATTTGTATCCTGAAAAATAAGGTTCAACTTGGTTCCTCTGAGAATGCTGAAAAAATGAGGTTCAACTTGGTCAGCTGTTTTCGGGTCCTGGTTGGTCTGTCCTACATGTTTTTGTAATTGTCAGCTTTGCTCTTCTGAAATGGTACAAATATTATAGGTGTTGACAGCTTAGCTCTTCTTATAGTGAATTATTGGTGTTTTGTTAGAGTTAACGCAAACTTTTGCAATCTAATTTGttggtttgttttgattgttaattatatttcattttaaatgttTACAGGGGAATATAGGTGCTCAAATTTGAAGGATCCCTAAAAGATAATTTGATCTCATTGAAGTTAAAGTGGATGATcaatgaagagtttttgaactattgcaAATGTTTGAATACTTTTTGAACTATTCACCTGTACACATATATTTAGAATATTGCTTTATAAGTATGTCTATGTACACAAGACTAtcattttgaagtttattgcaaatttttatatttgaactaCTTATTAGCTAATTTGATTCTTGAGATTATTTATTGCAAAACAATATTGGTGTTTCTAATTAGATATTGtggcatataaatattttatagcttACCACACTTAGAAGTGTAGCCATAGGACTGAATAGAAAAGACAACACTTTCAAATTGTGGGCAATATAGAAGAAAGGGCCACTCTTGAAAGTGTAGCTGGTAAGGCGACACTTTTAAGCGTAGCTGAATAGGTAACACTTCTAAGCGTAGTagcaaaagtgtagcctttttaCCTTTTCCctacgcttttaagtgtagctGATTAGGCAACACTTCTAAGCGCAGCTggaaaagtgtagcctttttgCCTTTTAGGCTACACTTTTAAGTGTAGCTTGGAAGGCAACACTTCTAAGTGTAGAtgaaaaagtgtggccttttttattttatgctaCGGTTCTAACTGTAGCTGATAAGGCAACACgtgaaaagtgttgcctaaactCTAAGGTAACACTTCTTTCGGCCAACCCCGAAAAAGCGTGGCCTAAAgtcaaaaagtgtggccttttaccaaaggctacacttttgcatagtttaggcaacacttttctTGGGTGGTTAGAGGCCTAAAATGTTGTACTGTGTCTTGTTTGTAGATGTTACACAGTACCAGAGGCTTGTAGGAAAGTTATTATATCTCTCAAACACAAGGCCGAATATAGCTTTTGCAGTACAGTCCCTAAGTCAACTCATGCAGCAACCAAAAGTTTCACAGTGGGATGCAACACTAAAAGTGATATGATACATTAAGGGAGATCCTGGTAACGGATTATTGATGAGTGCAGACAAGAAATTTTCCCGCACAGGGTTCTGTGATGCAGACTAGGCTGCTTGTCCAAACGCCAGGAGATCTGTTACtgaatttctattttatttttgaagtttgGTGATTCTTTAATCTGTTGGAAAGCCAAGAAAAAAACAGTGTCAAGATCTTCAGCAGAGGTAGACCATAGAAGTTTGGTTGCTTTAACAGGTGAAGTAGTTTAggtcaaaaatttatttcagGAATTGGGTGTGAAATTGATTAGACCAACCAACATTCATTGCAAAAGCAAGGTTGTCATACAAATTGCAGCTAATTCAGTATTTCATGAACGTACTAAACACATCGAAATAGACTGTCACTTTGGAGTTgataaaaaattcatacattcataccAAGGACCAGCAATCAGATTTATTGACAAAGGCTCTAGAAGGAGTGCAACATGACATTCTAATGTAATTGACTAGCTCAGATTTCTGAATATGTTCAATACATTTAGCTTGAAGAGGATTACTCTTAATTGGATAATCAGTATAATATTAGTTAATTGAGTTGATAGTTAGttagctaattattttatattttgtcaaGTTAATTAGGCAGTCACATCAAGTTGGTTAATTAGTTAGATTTAGTTAGATTCTAGAAGCTTCCTATTTTTGCATATATAGCATTGTATTCATGCCTTCATTTCTCAGTTGTATTGAATGAAAATTTCATTTCGTTGATTGTAACAAATCTTCcagattattttaaaatagattcTACACATTGTAACCTCCGCATGAAGATTTGTTTTTTGTGCATTAAGattgtttttcataaaaaa
Proteins encoded in this window:
- the LOC114077552 gene encoding uncharacterized protein LOC114077552, with amino-acid sequence MHTPHSIHEHNKGLDNLEDQEEIDKDECAINEEDDIDCSTKGLSKQKKVRGQTTCKNIHARNLEEREEVTFDKGQEVGPTGKIVSELTNFIGTIARNPRFISLMYIT